Proteins co-encoded in one Opitutus terrae PB90-1 genomic window:
- a CDS encoding GH36-type glycosyl hydrolase domain-containing protein: protein MNYGTFDDAAREYVITRPDTPRAWSNYLGSRRYGAIITNHAGGYSFTRSPAEGRFLRHRYNAVPMDLPGRQFYLRDRDSGDFWSAAWQPVGKPLDEFKSTTRFGPGYAVIESAWRGITSEATYFVPLDQDFEYWRLRVTNPGSATRKLSVFSYCEFTTEWNLIQDTLNLQYAQYISDAVWRDGIILASSCKRLPEDPQNFANHDQSRWWWMTQLGGTIAGFDCEREKFLGVYRSYDRPEAVERGACGNHEHFSDNGCGAIQSDLELAPGESADVLVLLGIGQGPKAKSVRAKFGHVAACERELAKLKQHWHALLDTMQVKTPDADFDHMTNVWGAYNALMTFEWSRSCSLVYTGDQRDGFGFRDTVQDFLGVTGMMPDAVRERMVLMLSGQDSTGGAQPEIRPWSHAPGKMKPTPPHHYRSDDCLWFFNSVPAYVAETGDVEFYNEVVPYADKGKDTVFGHLRRALEFNLTRTGRNGLPCGLLADWNDCLKLGYKGESVFVTFQVRYGLQVLADLAAKLGKPKDQKWALAELAKLDKKIAKVCWDGGWFIWAIAEDGTVFGTKKAKEGKVYLNTQCWAILSGAATPEQTDKALAAVKKHLSSEYGVALCNPPFAKTPVKVMRAVLFNPGNKENGGIFSHTQSWVVLAEIARGNGDEAYRYYRAFMPAAQNDQAEIREIEPYVHCQSTHAPASKKYGRSRVPWLSGTASWSHFTATQHILGIRPEIEGLRIDPCIPKSWPGFSVKRVFRGKTLHIEVKNPRGVSRGVKSLTLNGTPIAGNLLPAKLLKNGVTIVAELG from the coding sequence ATGAACTACGGCACCTTTGACGACGCTGCCCGCGAATATGTGATCACGCGTCCGGACACACCGCGCGCGTGGTCCAACTATCTCGGTTCACGCCGCTACGGCGCGATCATCACCAACCACGCCGGCGGCTACAGCTTCACGCGCTCGCCCGCGGAGGGCCGCTTCCTGCGCCACCGCTACAACGCCGTCCCGATGGATCTGCCCGGCCGGCAATTCTACCTGCGTGACCGCGACAGCGGCGACTTCTGGTCCGCCGCGTGGCAGCCGGTCGGCAAGCCGCTCGACGAATTCAAGTCCACCACCCGCTTTGGTCCCGGCTACGCGGTGATCGAGAGTGCGTGGCGCGGCATCACGTCGGAGGCGACGTACTTCGTCCCGCTCGATCAGGATTTCGAATACTGGCGGCTCCGCGTCACCAACCCCGGCAGCGCGACGCGGAAACTCAGCGTGTTCTCCTACTGCGAATTCACCACCGAGTGGAACCTGATCCAGGACACGCTGAACCTGCAATATGCCCAATATATCTCCGACGCGGTGTGGCGCGACGGGATCATTCTCGCGTCGTCCTGCAAGCGGCTGCCGGAGGATCCGCAGAATTTCGCCAATCACGACCAGTCGCGCTGGTGGTGGATGACGCAGCTCGGCGGCACGATCGCCGGCTTTGATTGCGAGCGCGAAAAGTTCCTCGGCGTCTATCGCAGCTACGATCGTCCCGAAGCGGTCGAGCGCGGGGCCTGCGGCAATCACGAGCACTTTTCCGACAACGGCTGCGGCGCGATCCAAAGCGATCTCGAGCTCGCACCCGGCGAATCCGCCGATGTCCTCGTTCTGCTAGGCATCGGCCAGGGACCGAAGGCGAAATCCGTCCGCGCGAAATTCGGCCACGTCGCCGCCTGCGAGCGCGAATTGGCGAAGCTGAAGCAGCATTGGCACGCGCTGCTCGACACGATGCAGGTGAAGACCCCCGACGCGGACTTCGATCACATGACGAACGTCTGGGGCGCCTACAACGCGCTGATGACGTTCGAGTGGTCGCGCTCGTGTTCGCTCGTCTACACCGGCGATCAGCGCGACGGCTTCGGCTTCCGCGACACCGTGCAGGATTTTCTCGGCGTCACCGGCATGATGCCCGACGCCGTGCGCGAACGGATGGTGCTGATGCTTTCGGGCCAGGACTCCACCGGCGGCGCGCAGCCGGAGATCCGGCCGTGGTCGCACGCGCCCGGCAAGATGAAGCCCACACCGCCGCACCACTACCGCAGCGACGATTGCCTGTGGTTTTTCAACTCCGTGCCGGCCTACGTCGCGGAAACCGGCGACGTGGAGTTCTACAACGAAGTCGTGCCCTACGCCGACAAGGGCAAGGACACGGTCTTCGGCCACCTGCGGCGCGCGCTCGAGTTCAACCTCACGCGCACGGGTCGCAACGGGCTGCCCTGCGGGTTGCTCGCCGACTGGAACGATTGCCTGAAACTCGGCTACAAGGGCGAATCGGTTTTCGTCACCTTCCAGGTTCGCTACGGACTGCAGGTGTTGGCCGACCTCGCGGCGAAGCTCGGCAAGCCCAAGGACCAGAAATGGGCGCTCGCCGAACTCGCCAAGCTCGACAAGAAGATCGCCAAGGTCTGCTGGGACGGCGGCTGGTTCATCTGGGCCATCGCGGAAGACGGCACGGTGTTCGGCACGAAGAAGGCGAAGGAGGGCAAGGTTTACCTGAACACGCAGTGCTGGGCGATCCTCTCCGGCGCCGCCACGCCCGAGCAGACGGACAAGGCGCTCGCGGCGGTGAAGAAGCACCTCTCGTCCGAGTACGGCGTCGCGCTCTGCAACCCGCCCTTCGCCAAGACGCCGGTGAAAGTGATGCGCGCGGTGCTCTTCAACCCGGGCAACAAGGAGAACGGCGGAATCTTCTCGCACACCCAAAGCTGGGTCGTGCTCGCCGAAATCGCGCGCGGCAACGGTGACGAAGCGTACCGCTACTACCGCGCCTTCATGCCGGCCGCGCAGAACGACCAGGCGGAAATCCGCGAGATCGAGCCCTACGTTCACTGCCAGAGCACGCACGCCCCGGCGTCGAAAAAGTATGGCCGCTCGCGCGTGCCGTGGCTGTCGGGTACGGCGTCGTGGTCGCACTTCACCGCCACGCAGCACATCCTCGGCATTCGGCCGGAGATCGAAGGCCTGCGCATCGATCCGTGCATCCCGAAGTCGTGGCCCGGCTTTTCCGTGAAGCGCGTATTCCGCGGAAAAACGCTCCACATCGAGGTAAAGAATCCGCGCGGAGTTTCGCGTGGTGTGAAATCGCTCACGCTGAATGGCACGCCGATCGCAGGAAACCTGCTCCCCGCCAAGCTGCTGAAGAACGGCGTCACGATCGTCGCCGAGCTCGGCTGA
- a CDS encoding glycoside hydrolase family 130 protein → MKLSIVGPEIPNIPWQPRPAGNQDLLWRYDANPVIGRRPLPRVTGIYNSAVVPWQGGFIGVFRTEGMDRVPHLHVGRSPDGYKFTFEPKPIDFKCDDPEVRKHEYAYDPRVTEIEGTHYVTWCNGYHGPTIGIAKTKDFVAFEQLENAFLPYNRNGVLFPKRINGKFLMLSRPSDTGHTPFGDIFLSESPDLVYWGKHRHVMGRGWPWFQGQKIGAGPSPVETSEGWLLIYHAVTSTCNGFVYSISAMLLDLEQPWKVVACANQALLCPEAEYELKGFVPGVCFPVGLLCDAKTGKLAIYYGAADTFSALAFGNAQDIVQFIKDNPLKR, encoded by the coding sequence ATGAAGCTATCGATCGTCGGTCCCGAGATTCCCAATATTCCCTGGCAGCCCCGTCCTGCCGGAAACCAAGACCTGCTGTGGCGCTACGACGCCAATCCGGTGATTGGCCGGCGGCCGCTGCCGCGTGTGACCGGGATCTACAACAGCGCGGTGGTGCCCTGGCAGGGCGGTTTCATCGGCGTGTTCCGCACCGAGGGCATGGATCGCGTGCCGCACCTGCACGTGGGGCGCAGTCCCGACGGCTACAAGTTCACCTTCGAACCCAAGCCGATCGATTTCAAATGCGATGATCCGGAAGTACGGAAGCATGAATATGCCTATGACCCGCGCGTGACGGAGATCGAAGGCACGCACTACGTCACCTGGTGCAATGGCTATCACGGCCCGACGATCGGCATCGCGAAGACGAAAGATTTTGTCGCCTTCGAGCAGCTCGAGAACGCGTTTCTGCCGTATAATCGCAACGGCGTGCTGTTTCCCAAGCGGATCAACGGCAAGTTCCTGATGTTGAGCCGGCCTTCCGACACCGGGCACACGCCGTTCGGCGACATCTTCCTGAGTGAAAGCCCGGATCTCGTTTATTGGGGCAAACACCGCCACGTGATGGGTCGCGGCTGGCCGTGGTTCCAGGGGCAGAAGATCGGCGCGGGGCCGTCGCCGGTCGAGACCAGCGAGGGTTGGCTGCTGATTTATCACGCGGTGACGAGCACCTGCAACGGGTTCGTTTATTCGATCAGCGCGATGCTGCTCGACCTCGAGCAGCCGTGGAAGGTCGTCGCGTGTGCGAACCAGGCGCTGCTGTGTCCCGAGGCGGAATATGAGCTCAAGGGCTTCGTGCCGGGCGTGTGCTTCCCCGTCGGACTGCTGTGCGATGCGAAGACCGGCAAGCTCGCGATCTACTACGGCGCGGCGGACACGTTCTCGGCGCTGGCCTTCGGCAACGCGCAGGACATCGTTCAGTTCATCAAGGACAACCCGCTGAAACGGTAA
- a CDS encoding glycoside hydrolase family 2 protein, which translates to MHVLPLATAPWRFRDATQGSVWRDAIVPGCVHRDLRRHGLIPDPFWSSNEAQLQWIEERDWEYRASFTVHSDLLREEVVELVADGLDTVATVWLNGAEIGRTENMFLGQRWNVRSQLRRGKNELRVRFESAMHYIRRSRPEHHPREINDPVGRCVVIRKQQCQFGWDWGPRFVTAGIWRDIRLEAWSGNRLESVKVTQEHEEGARGRRPSSDRAGKMPALPETTRPGAAALPGNRVRLTLEPEFARSAKDVTLRWRLTLVNAANSQAAMGPRRPRRGTKAGIRAEGVAAPASAQAGEGREIVIENPQLWWPNGHGAQPLYRLEVEALAADGAKLGRWARRIGLRTIRLDRHKDEWGESFQFVVNGRPVFAKGANWIPAHTFVAGLGRADYARDLTAAAAAHLNMIRVWGGGIYESEEFYDLCDEHGLLVWQDFMFACTMYPADDALVDSVRHEAGFQVRRLRHRASLALWCGNNEIPGLNLKELADPATRRGYEEIFHRTLPEVVQTVGARTDYWPSSPWRGEFENAHAHGEQCGDTHYWDVWHARHPVKDYEKYVFRFVSEFGMQSFSSPETNAMFCPPHDDNVFGPEMENHQKNRFGNQIILDYVSRRYRFPQGQDALIYLSQLNQAYCMQVGVEHWRRNQPRCMGALYWQLNDCWPVASWSSIEFTGRWRALHHVARRFFAPAVVSAKVLGEETTIIGNYRRSSIHSLELCTVYDAPEPARGVLVWEVRHLDGRRLMAGRKPVALRYGESVKQHVLELRKVLQRHALESIYVRIALDVADGRRDRETPPYNKQLQRVSEDTVFLTEPRFLELPRGRTRARAALETPTRARLSFISDVFQHRFAFDLRGVSHRASDNYFELYPGDEKSVIVEFDRPQTAAGLKRRLSFRSLVDSY; encoded by the coding sequence ATGCACGTCCTTCCTTTGGCCACGGCCCCGTGGCGTTTTCGGGATGCCACCCAAGGATCCGTCTGGCGCGATGCGATCGTGCCGGGCTGCGTGCATCGCGATTTGCGGCGGCACGGGCTGATCCCGGATCCGTTCTGGTCGAGCAACGAAGCCCAGCTGCAGTGGATCGAGGAGCGCGACTGGGAGTATCGTGCGAGCTTCACGGTGCATTCGGATTTGCTGCGCGAAGAAGTCGTCGAGCTCGTGGCCGACGGACTGGACACCGTGGCGACCGTGTGGCTGAACGGCGCGGAGATCGGCCGCACGGAAAACATGTTCCTTGGCCAGCGCTGGAACGTGCGCTCGCAGCTGCGGCGCGGGAAAAACGAACTGCGGGTGCGGTTCGAAAGCGCGATGCACTACATCCGGCGCAGTCGGCCCGAGCATCACCCGCGCGAGATCAACGACCCGGTGGGCCGGTGCGTGGTGATTCGCAAACAGCAGTGCCAGTTCGGCTGGGACTGGGGTCCGCGCTTTGTGACGGCCGGCATCTGGCGCGATATCCGGCTGGAAGCGTGGTCCGGCAATCGGCTGGAGAGCGTAAAGGTGACCCAGGAGCACGAAGAGGGAGCGCGGGGACGCCGCCCGTCTTCCGATCGTGCGGGCAAGATGCCCGCGCTCCCAGAAACGACGCGGCCGGGGGCGGCCGCGCTCCCAGGAAACCGCGTGCGGCTGACGCTCGAACCGGAATTCGCGCGGTCGGCAAAAGATGTGACGCTGCGGTGGAGACTGACGCTAGTGAACGCCGCGAATTCGCAGGCTGCGATGGGGCCGCGGCGACCTCGCCGCGGCACGAAGGCGGGAATCCGCGCCGAGGGCGTCGCGGCTCCAGCTTCGGCGCAGGCGGGCGAGGGCAGGGAGATCGTGATCGAGAATCCCCAGCTCTGGTGGCCGAACGGACACGGCGCGCAGCCGCTCTACCGACTTGAAGTCGAGGCGCTCGCGGCGGACGGCGCGAAACTCGGGCGCTGGGCCCGCCGGATCGGACTCCGCACAATTCGGCTCGACCGGCACAAGGACGAGTGGGGCGAGTCGTTCCAGTTCGTCGTCAATGGCCGGCCGGTGTTTGCGAAAGGCGCGAACTGGATTCCGGCGCACACGTTCGTCGCCGGCTTGGGCCGCGCGGACTACGCGCGCGATCTCACCGCCGCGGCGGCGGCGCACCTGAACATGATCCGGGTGTGGGGCGGCGGGATTTACGAGAGCGAGGAGTTTTATGATCTTTGCGACGAGCACGGGCTGCTCGTGTGGCAGGACTTCATGTTTGCCTGCACGATGTATCCCGCCGACGACGCGCTGGTCGACAGCGTGAGACACGAGGCGGGATTTCAGGTCCGGCGGCTGCGGCATCGCGCGTCGCTCGCGCTGTGGTGCGGTAACAACGAGATTCCCGGGCTCAACCTGAAGGAACTCGCGGATCCGGCGACGCGGCGCGGCTACGAGGAGATTTTTCATCGGACCTTGCCGGAAGTGGTGCAGACAGTCGGCGCCCGGACGGATTATTGGCCGAGCTCGCCCTGGCGGGGTGAGTTCGAGAACGCGCACGCCCACGGCGAGCAGTGCGGCGACACGCACTATTGGGACGTCTGGCACGCACGGCACCCGGTGAAGGATTACGAAAAGTATGTGTTCCGGTTCGTCTCCGAGTTTGGGATGCAGAGCTTCAGCTCGCCCGAAACGAACGCCATGTTCTGTCCGCCGCACGACGACAACGTCTTCGGTCCGGAGATGGAGAACCATCAGAAGAACCGGTTCGGCAACCAGATCATTCTAGACTACGTGTCGCGGCGCTATCGGTTTCCGCAGGGACAGGACGCGCTCATCTACCTGTCGCAGCTCAACCAGGCGTATTGCATGCAGGTGGGCGTCGAGCATTGGCGGCGCAACCAGCCGCGCTGCATGGGCGCGCTCTACTGGCAGCTCAATGATTGCTGGCCGGTGGCGTCGTGGAGTTCGATCGAGTTCACGGGCCGCTGGCGCGCGCTGCATCATGTGGCGCGACGGTTCTTCGCGCCGGCGGTTGTCAGCGCGAAGGTGCTGGGCGAGGAAACCACCATTATCGGCAACTACCGGCGGAGTTCGATTCATTCGCTCGAGCTCTGCACCGTGTATGATGCGCCGGAGCCGGCGCGCGGCGTTCTCGTCTGGGAAGTGCGACACCTCGACGGGCGCAGGCTGATGGCTGGCCGGAAACCGGTTGCGCTGCGTTATGGCGAGAGCGTGAAGCAGCACGTGCTGGAGCTGCGGAAGGTGCTGCAGCGGCATGCGCTGGAATCGATCTATGTGCGAATCGCACTCGACGTGGCCGATGGACGGCGGGATCGGGAGACCCCGCCCTACAACAAACAGCTTCAGCGCGTGAGCGAGGACACGGTGTTTCTGACCGAGCCGCGGTTTCTCGAACTGCCGCGCGGTCGGACGCGCGCCCGCGCGGCGCTCGAAACGCCGACACGGGCGCGCCTCAGTTTCATCTCCGACGTGTTTCAACACCGTTTCGCCTTTGACCTGCGCGGCGTGAGCCACCGCGCGAGCGACAACTATTTCGAACTCTACCCAGGCGACGAAAAGTCGGTGATCGTGGAGTTCGACAGACCGCAGACCGCGGCGGGACTGAAGCGGCGGCTGTCATTCCGGTCGTTGGTCGATAGCTATTAG
- a CDS encoding MFS transporter: MQENPSVQASTVTAHADKVPVPQKLAYGLGTFHDMWGHWLYPNIGFQVFNIFLGVAPWLIGVALFANRVFDAIADPLFGWLSDNTRTRWGRRRPYILIAGVIGGLCFPLLVAVGPGWGTTTIFGREISNYFWFMIGSSALFLPIMSAFKVPYDCMGAEMTPDYNERTSVWSFRNGVQKFAELGLFFGAQFMTMAVWVGATNENVWARIKQLLTSATAWKAAPEGTLPNILLGAQVYCTVLGVLMAIASVVMFFTIRERYYGNLASKQDKVKLIDTLGMTLKCRPFRMQLLMKMPYAMGTSMVGALGYYDTVYYVCRGNLGEGAVWNFRMGIAGMVFGFLGIPVFSYIARRLGKRHGVMAVLIAALFVFAATWWLYNPDIKWLQIFATGLIAFTGAGFWMLDGAIGGDVIDYDELETGKRREGAFTACGSWIMKVGMALGAGASGVILSVTGFDAALGGGQTEHTLFMIRFLLAVVPIAGILLALVMIYFFPLTPEKMAEIRQQLEVRRGKV; this comes from the coding sequence ATGCAAGAAAACCCCTCGGTTCAGGCCTCCACCGTCACGGCTCATGCCGACAAAGTGCCGGTGCCCCAGAAACTCGCCTACGGACTCGGCACCTTCCACGACATGTGGGGCCACTGGCTTTACCCGAACATCGGATTTCAGGTTTTCAATATTTTCCTGGGCGTGGCGCCGTGGCTCATCGGGGTGGCGCTGTTTGCGAACCGCGTGTTCGATGCGATCGCGGATCCGCTCTTCGGCTGGCTGTCGGACAACACGCGCACGCGCTGGGGCCGGCGCCGGCCCTACATCCTGATCGCGGGCGTCATCGGCGGGCTGTGTTTTCCGCTGCTGGTGGCGGTCGGGCCGGGGTGGGGCACGACGACGATCTTCGGCCGCGAAATCTCGAACTACTTCTGGTTCATGATCGGCTCGTCGGCGCTGTTTCTGCCGATCATGAGCGCGTTCAAGGTGCCCTACGACTGCATGGGCGCGGAGATGACGCCCGACTACAACGAGCGCACCAGTGTGTGGTCGTTCCGCAACGGCGTGCAGAAGTTCGCCGAGCTCGGGCTGTTCTTCGGCGCACAGTTCATGACGATGGCGGTGTGGGTGGGCGCCACGAACGAGAACGTCTGGGCGCGCATCAAGCAGCTGCTGACCTCCGCCACCGCGTGGAAGGCGGCGCCCGAAGGCACCCTGCCGAACATCCTGCTCGGCGCGCAGGTTTACTGCACGGTGCTGGGCGTGCTGATGGCGATCGCATCGGTGGTCATGTTCTTCACCATCCGCGAGCGCTACTACGGCAATCTCGCCAGCAAGCAGGACAAGGTGAAGCTGATCGATACGCTCGGAATGACGTTGAAGTGCCGGCCGTTCCGGATGCAGCTGCTGATGAAGATGCCGTATGCGATGGGCACGAGCATGGTGGGCGCGCTGGGCTACTACGACACGGTCTACTACGTCTGCCGCGGCAATCTGGGCGAAGGCGCGGTATGGAATTTTCGGATGGGCATCGCCGGCATGGTGTTCGGGTTTCTGGGCATTCCGGTGTTCTCGTACATCGCGCGCCGGCTGGGCAAACGCCATGGCGTGATGGCGGTCCTCATCGCCGCATTGTTCGTCTTCGCGGCCACCTGGTGGCTGTATAATCCGGACATCAAGTGGCTGCAGATTTTCGCGACCGGGTTGATCGCGTTCACCGGCGCCGGATTCTGGATGCTCGACGGCGCGATCGGCGGCGACGTGATCGACTACGATGAACTGGAAACCGGCAAGCGGCGTGAAGGCGCGTTCACTGCGTGCGGCTCGTGGATCATGAAAGTGGGCATGGCGCTCGGCGCCGGCGCGTCCGGCGTGATCCTGAGCGTCACCGGCTTCGACGCCGCGCTGGGTGGCGGGCAGACGGAACACACGTTGTTCATGATCCGCTTCCTGCTCGCGGTGGTGCCGATCGCCGGCATTCTCCTGGCGCTGGTGATGATTTATTTCTTCCCGCTCACGCCGGAGAAGATGGCGGAGATCCGTCAGCAGCTCGAGGTACGCCGCGGAAAGGTCTGA
- a CDS encoding XylR family transcriptional regulator, giving the protein MKPHVLLVFMTRFEECAAMLKGIAHYERSHRPWAAFLDDEARAEVDPHWVRSKKWQGVISRHTTPALARVCAEQKLPLVDLNDCPPLDGVAKIRPDNLALGHLGAEHFLERGYRYFGFSGFADQGWSGERRDGFVEALALAGHSCDVQDVAYPGDLTPFWDARQIATLSPWLKRIPKPCAIMACNDMRALQVISAAQTAGFLVPEEVAVLGTNNDTIRCELAYPPLSSVATNAFQSGYQAAEHLAALMAGETAELLDRRIEPLGVVTRQSTDILAMGDRNVAAAVSYIREHACHGICVEQVLKQAFASRSQLEKKFRRYIGRSPQAEIRRVQVAKIRQLLFETNFPLKKIAELAGFEHVEYMCVVFKRLTGDSPGNYRKKVQNKNLPKR; this is encoded by the coding sequence GTGAAACCTCACGTGCTGCTCGTGTTCATGACGCGTTTTGAGGAATGCGCGGCCATGCTCAAAGGCATCGCGCACTACGAGCGCTCGCACCGGCCGTGGGCGGCGTTTCTGGATGACGAGGCGAGGGCCGAGGTGGATCCGCACTGGGTTCGCAGCAAGAAGTGGCAGGGCGTCATCAGCCGGCACACGACGCCGGCGCTGGCACGCGTGTGCGCCGAGCAGAAGCTGCCGTTGGTGGACTTGAACGACTGTCCGCCCCTCGACGGCGTGGCGAAGATCCGGCCGGACAACCTCGCGCTCGGGCATCTCGGTGCGGAGCATTTTCTCGAACGCGGCTACCGGTATTTCGGTTTCTCCGGGTTTGCCGACCAGGGGTGGTCGGGAGAGCGCCGCGACGGCTTCGTCGAGGCGCTCGCGCTGGCGGGCCACAGCTGCGACGTGCAGGACGTCGCGTACCCCGGAGACCTCACGCCGTTCTGGGATGCCCGGCAGATCGCGACGCTGAGCCCGTGGTTGAAGCGAATCCCGAAGCCCTGCGCCATCATGGCCTGCAATGACATGCGGGCGCTGCAGGTGATCAGCGCGGCGCAGACGGCGGGGTTTCTCGTGCCGGAGGAGGTGGCGGTGCTCGGCACTAACAACGACACCATCCGCTGCGAGCTGGCGTATCCACCGCTCTCCAGCGTGGCGACGAACGCCTTCCAATCCGGGTATCAGGCTGCCGAGCACCTCGCGGCGTTGATGGCCGGCGAAACCGCGGAGCTCCTCGACCGCCGGATCGAACCCTTGGGCGTGGTCACGCGGCAATCGACGGACATTCTCGCCATGGGCGACCGTAACGTGGCGGCGGCGGTGAGCTACATTCGCGAGCACGCGTGCCACGGCATCTGCGTGGAGCAGGTGCTCAAGCAGGCGTTCGCGTCGCGCAGTCAGCTGGAGAAGAAATTCCGGCGGTATATCGGGCGTTCCCCGCAGGCGGAAATCCGTCGCGTGCAGGTGGCGAAAATCCGGCAACTGCTCTTCGAAACAAATTTTCCGCTGAAGAAAATCGCGGAGCTCGCCGGGTTCGAACACGTCGAGTACATGTGCGTCGTGTTTAAGCGGCTGACCGGTGATTCGCCGGGCAACTACCGGAAAAAGGTGCAGAACAAGAATCTGCCGAAGCGCTAG